The sequence GAAGTTGAGTCAATAAAAGAACATTATAAGTCATACGGAGAAAAACTGCCGAAAGAATTGTGGGCACAATTGGAGGCTCTTGAACAACGTTTGAAAGAGTATAACGGTTAATATCCCAATGAGTGGAAAAAGGAGTCGTGATGTTTTGTCACGACTCCTTTTTATAATTTTGCTTCTTATTTGGATTATTTAAATTTTAAATATTTCCTGGCTTGGTGCAAACAGGGTTACGAATATAATATAGGTTTTAATATGGGTTTCGGGATAATACATGTTTCGAAGCAAAAAAAAAGACCGAAACTTAAGTTTCGCTCTTCTTAGTTGGTTTGTTTTTATATGTTTGTCTGGCATCAATCAATAATATAAAAAAGGGTGTAATGCTGACTGCGTTTTAATACCGGTTGACGGGTGTCAAATTGGAGCGGTAATTGGTATGGCCGGGGAATCAATTTATTGCATGGATTGGTACGTGGATTTTTCAATACATTGCTACTTGTAGCTGCGACGATAACGGATATAATGTTCTGAATCAGATGATATATACTTTACCGTGTTATACATCACACCCTGAATTTTCTATCCTCTTGTTATTCTAATTATCACAAACTTTATGAATTTAAACAATATGCAATTTCCACAAAAAATTAAACGGCGTAAATCAATATTTTGATGAATAAAACGAAAAGTAATGGTTTACTGACGTTACATAATCATGGATTTGAGTTCTAAATATGGCTATGCATGAGTTCGGAATATATTGTTGTTGGAAATAAAATCCTCAAAAAGCAATATTTAAAGGTATTTCCCGCAATAAAAATTTATATATGACAAATATGATAAGGAAAAATGTGTTAACATAAAACGGTGAAGTTTTTAAAGATAACAACGGAATTATCCACAGGTAAAGTCAGCCTATATGAGTTATTCACAGAATTGTCCACATTATCCACAGTGTTTATGTGCACAAAACACTTGTTTTGTGGGGCAAATGTGAGATAATTGTGGAAAAGCATGTGAATAAAGCTTTCTGCATAAGTTTGGAGGCTGGAAAACTAAAAGAATTCATGTGGAAAATCGTCAATCCGAGATTGAAAAATATCAATTCCCTCGGTTATAATTATATTGAAGGAATATTTTACTTGATGTCGAATTAATATAATAAAATATTAATATTTTTACCCGGAAGCCTTGGAAGAACCGGCCAAACGCGACTTGCAAATTGATTTGGTCTTGTCAATTTCAAAAAATGGGGGTGGATGTTTTTTATTTTTTAAAGCAAAGTCGTGTTTTAATGAAAATTCTCTGGGTAAAATTATTAATAATAGCACACAAGTATTGTAAAAGTTACAATACTTGTTATTGACGGAAAGGGGCTGTGTACATATATGAGATTCAAAGTTGTCGGAAAAAACATTGTCGTAACTGAAGCTTTAAAAGAAGCGGCTGTTAAAAAAGTCGGAAAACTGGACAAGTACTTCCGTCGCGATGCTGAAGCAACAATCACAATGAGCGTGCAGAAAAACAGGCACATAGTGGAAGTTACAATACCCTTCGAAGGAGGATTGCTCAGAGCTGAAGAAGACAGTCCGGATATGTACGCTTCAATCGACAAAGTTATAGACAGTCTCGAAAGACAGATAAGAAGAAACAAGACCAAACTTGAAAAGAAAGTCCATGACGGCAGCTTAAGGTTTGAAAACATTAAATTTGATGATGATGAAGTCGAAGAAGAACCAAAATTTGAAGTTGTAAGAACGAAAAAATTTGCCATAAAACCCATGACGGTTGAAGAAGCTATTTTGCAAATGAACCTTTTGGGACATCAATTCTTTATGTTCTCCAATGCTGAAACCAATGAAGCAAATGTGGTATACAGGAGAAAAGACGGAAATTATGGTTTGATTGAACCGGAATTTTAACTTGATAATAGCAAATGATAAAATATTGATATATAAAGGATTTTCTAATATAATTGAAAATGCCGAGGCATATGTCTCGGCATTTAAATTTTTATTTATTGGAGAGGACGAAATATGGATTTATTGAAAGATTTGAATAAGGAACAAAGGGAAGCGGTACTTCACGTTGACGGCCCCTTGCTTGTTCTTGCCGGTGCGGGAAGCGGAAAGACAAAAGTGCTTACGCACAGGATTGCGTATTTAATTAAAGAGAAAAATGTACATCCTGCCAGTATCCTTGCCATAACTTTTACCAACAAGGCTGCAAGGGAAATGAGAGAAAGAATAGACCGGCTTGTTGAAGATGTCAGTGACAGTATATGGGTAAGTACTTTTCATTCCATGTGTGTAAGGATACTAAGAAGGGATATAGAAAAAATAGATTATGATAAAAACTTTGTGATATTTGACTATGCCGATCAGCAAAATGTTGTAAAAGACTGCCTGAAGGAACTTAATCTCAGTGATAAAAACTTTCCTCCGAAGTCAATATTGGAGATGATCGGAAGGGCAAAGGACGAGCTTATCACTCCGGACTCTTATTTAAAAATGTATTCCGGAGATTTCAGGATGGAGAAGATCGCCCGGGTCTATGAGCTTTATCAAAAGAAGCTGAAGCAAAATAACGCTTTGGATTTTGACGATATTATAATGCTTACGATAAAGCTTTTTTTGGACAATCCCGAAGTGCTGAATTATTACCAGAGAAAATTCAAATATATTCTGGTGGATGAGTATCAGGACACCAACACAGCCCAGTATTCCCTTGTAAGCCTTTTGGCACAGGGGTACAGAAATCTTTGTGTTGTTGGGGACGACGACCAGTCCATCTATGGTTGGAGAGGCGCCAATATAAGAAATATTCTGGATTTTGAGAAGGAGTTTAAGGATGCAAAAGTAATAAAGCTTGAGCAGAACTACCGTTCAACCCAGATTATCCTTGATGCGGCAAACCATGTTATCAAGAACAATGTGGGAAGAAAAGCCAAAAGGCTTTGGACAAACAATAAAGGAGGAGACGGGATTAGATATCTCGAGTGCCTGAATGAGCATGAAGAGGCGTATTTTGTGGCAAGTGAGATAAAGAGGCTCTGCAGGGAGCAGAACCGCTCTTACAAGGATTTTGCCGTACTTTATCGTATAAATGCCATGTCCCGTGTTATTGAGGATGAGCTTATGAGGGAAGGAATAAGCTACAAGATATTTGGAGGGCTTAGGTTCTATGACAGAAAAGAAATAAAAGATGTAATTGCCTATCTTCGTGTTATTCAAAATCCTTCGGATAACATAAGTCTAAAGAGGATAATAAATGAGCCTAAAAGAGGTATTGGAAATGCGACCATAGATACTGCAGAGAGACTGGCAAATGAAAGGGGAGTCAGCATTTTCTCAATTATTTCATCGGCGGCGGAAATTCCCGAGCTTGCCCGGGCTTCGTCAAAGCTTGAAAAGTTTGTCTCGCTGATAAACAGCCTGAGGGCCCAAAGTATGGTGATGACCGCATCGGAAATGATTGAGGAGGTCCTTGAGAGGACGGGCATTTTGGAGGCGTATAGACAGGAAAATACCCTGGAAGCCCAGAGCAGAATAGAAAACATAAAAGAGTTGCTCTCCGTTGCAATTGAATTTGAAAATGAAAGCGAGGAAAAGAGCCTTACGGATTTTCTTGCCCATGTGTCCCTGGTTTCGGATGTCGATACGATGGATGAAAACAGTGAATATGTTGCTCTTATGACCCTTCACAGCGCAAAGGGATTGGAGTTTCCGGTGGTATTTCTGGTGGGAATGGAGGAAGGTATTTTCCCGGGTTACAGGTCAATGACCAATGAATCGGAGCTGGAGGAGGAGAGGAGGCTTTGTTATGTAGGCATAACGAGGGCGAAAGAAAACCTTTACATGACAAGCACCTTCAGCCGTACGTTGTTTGGAAATACCACCTACAACAGAGTTTCAAGATTTGTTAAAGAAATTCCCGAGGAGCTTTTTGATTTCGGCGGGGATAAAAAGAAAGCAAAGGATGAGAACATTGGCGAAGGAACGGCAAAAAAGAGCGGTACATTAAACAAGGACTTTAACTCTTCTAAAAGCTTTAATGCGGTAAGCTTTAAGCCTGTGCAAAGGACGGAGACGTCAAAAACGGAGCTTAAAGTTGGTGACGTGGTGCGGCACAAAGTCTTCGGGGAAGGAATTATAACAAAAAGAGAGCCTGACGGCGATGATTTCAAACTGGAGATACATTTTAAGGGAAAAGGCATGAAGAGGCTTTTGGAAAGCTATGCGAATCTGACTAAGGTGAATTAATAATATTTTTTATATTTCTTCATAATGCCCGAACCAAACAGAATATGATTACGTCTAAGAATACAAACAGGAAAACATGGCGCCAGAAGTTTTAATTAATTAGAAGTTTTAATTATATTATTAAAAAAACAAGAGGAGGTAATAAAAGTGAAGCGAGTACTGTCAATTATTTTGGTTCTCGGCATTATGATGCTAAGTACAGCTGCGGCGGCAGCCACAGGATACGACACGGTTTTTTCAGACATTTCGGGGCATTGGGCAAAGGACACAATTGAAAGAATGGCAAACTTGGGAATAGTCAAAGGTGTTGGCAACGGTATGTTTTTGCCGGATAGGGAGATAAAACGGTCCGAATTTATTGTGGCTTTGCACAAAGCAGCGGAAATTAAAATTAACTACTTCAAGGCTCCGGACATCAATGAATTTTTCGATGATGTAAAAAACGAAGACTGGTATGCTTCGACTCTGTATGATCTGGCATCACTAAACATAGTTGACGACAGGGAGAAGTTTAGGCCCAATGACCTCATAACCCGTGAGGAAATGGTGCATTATCTTGTAAATACATATAAATACAAGCTTAATATTGTTTTGGATCAAATTGATGAGAAAGACAAGTGTTTTGATGATGAGGAGAGTATTCAGAAGCAGTATAAAGAATCTGTGAAGTATGCATTTAAACTGGGATTTGTCAGGGGAAGGAGCAATGGGAAATTTGTCCCCAAAGGATACAGCACAAGGGCTGAAGCCATGATAGTTCTGGAAAAATTAATGCAGGCTTTGAAGGAAAATATAAAGGCCGAGGTTGAAGTTATTCCTTCGTTTGAAAAACATGAAGACGGATATAAAATGGCGCTCACAATTAAAAACAACAGCAAAAAAGATGTTGTAATCCAACACTTTTCCGGGCAAAAGTATGATTTTGTACTGCTTGATGATAAAAAAGAAGAACTGTACAGGTGGTCTGGAGACAGAGCATTTGTTGAGATTTTGACAAGTACAGAGATTCCGGCGGGAAAGACAGTGGAATTTTCGGAAATTCTTGATGCAAAGACTTACGATGAAATCAGCGGCAAGGCATATTATTTTAAAGCCGTGATAGTAGGAAGCAGTGAGGATTTTGAAATAAATGAGGATGGATATTATTTAAGCCTCAAAGAAGAAAAAGATAATAAGCTTGAGATAGTACCAAGCTATAAAAAAGGCGAAAAGACCTTTACAATGAAGCTTTCAATAAAGAATACATCGAAAAAACCAATAACAATCAATCACACATCTGGGCAAAAGTTTGACTTTAAATTGCTCGATGAAAATAAAGAAATAATTTACACCTGGTCTGCTGACAAGATATTTATAATGATGGAAACTCAAACGGTAATAGATCCGGGAAAGACAGTGGAGTTTGCCGATGAGCTGGATATGGAAAGCTTCGGGGATATTGTCAAAAAGGCAAGGTATTTGAAGGCATATATTGTGGGAG comes from Acetivibrio thermocellus ATCC 27405 and encodes:
- the hpf gene encoding ribosome hibernation-promoting factor, HPF/YfiA family, whose product is MRFKVVGKNIVVTEALKEAAVKKVGKLDKYFRRDAEATITMSVQKNRHIVEVTIPFEGGLLRAEEDSPDMYASIDKVIDSLERQIRRNKTKLEKKVHDGSLRFENIKFDDDEVEEEPKFEVVRTKKFAIKPMTVEEAILQMNLLGHQFFMFSNAETNEANVVYRRKDGNYGLIEPEF
- the pcrA gene encoding DNA helicase PcrA — its product is MDLLKDLNKEQREAVLHVDGPLLVLAGAGSGKTKVLTHRIAYLIKEKNVHPASILAITFTNKAAREMRERIDRLVEDVSDSIWVSTFHSMCVRILRRDIEKIDYDKNFVIFDYADQQNVVKDCLKELNLSDKNFPPKSILEMIGRAKDELITPDSYLKMYSGDFRMEKIARVYELYQKKLKQNNALDFDDIIMLTIKLFLDNPEVLNYYQRKFKYILVDEYQDTNTAQYSLVSLLAQGYRNLCVVGDDDQSIYGWRGANIRNILDFEKEFKDAKVIKLEQNYRSTQIILDAANHVIKNNVGRKAKRLWTNNKGGDGIRYLECLNEHEEAYFVASEIKRLCREQNRSYKDFAVLYRINAMSRVIEDELMREGISYKIFGGLRFYDRKEIKDVIAYLRVIQNPSDNISLKRIINEPKRGIGNATIDTAERLANERGVSIFSIISSAAEIPELARASSKLEKFVSLINSLRAQSMVMTASEMIEEVLERTGILEAYRQENTLEAQSRIENIKELLSVAIEFENESEEKSLTDFLAHVSLVSDVDTMDENSEYVALMTLHSAKGLEFPVVFLVGMEEGIFPGYRSMTNESELEEERRLCYVGITRAKENLYMTSTFSRTLFGNTTYNRVSRFVKEIPEELFDFGGDKKKAKDENIGEGTAKKSGTLNKDFNSSKSFNAVSFKPVQRTETSKTELKVGDVVRHKVFGEGIITKREPDGDDFKLEIHFKGKGMKRLLESYANLTKVN
- a CDS encoding BsuPI-related putative proteinase inhibitor — its product is MKRVLSIILVLGIMMLSTAAAAATGYDTVFSDISGHWAKDTIERMANLGIVKGVGNGMFLPDREIKRSEFIVALHKAAEIKINYFKAPDINEFFDDVKNEDWYASTLYDLASLNIVDDREKFRPNDLITREEMVHYLVNTYKYKLNIVLDQIDEKDKCFDDEESIQKQYKESVKYAFKLGFVRGRSNGKFVPKGYSTRAEAMIVLEKLMQALKENIKAEVEVIPSFEKHEDGYKMALTIKNNSKKDVVIQHFSGQKYDFVLLDDKKEELYRWSGDRAFVEILTSTEIPAGKTVEFSEILDAKTYDEISGKAYYFKAVIVGSSEDFEINEDGYYLSLKEEKDNKLEIVPSYKKGEKTFTMKLSIKNTSKKPITINHTSGQKFDFKLLDENKEIIYTWSADKIFIMMETQTVIDPGKTVEFADELDMESFGDIVKKARYLKAYIVGASEDCEIEEDGYEVEITESKENSLVVVPEYEKSQNTFTMKLKLKNTSDGDITINHSSGQKFDFKLLDKNKEILYTWSADKGFIGVLTETVIDAGKTVEFEEKLDMENYKDVIGKAKYLKAYIVGTSEDCDIEKDGYEIEIK